From Amyelois transitella isolate CPQ chromosome 17, ilAmyTran1.1, whole genome shotgun sequence:
TTATTGCAAAAAATTTCGTTTAAACCTTCCTTTTGCCTGTGTGACTTTTTTCAATGCTGTAGAAATGTGAAAGAACTCTTTACTTTTCTAGGAGCTTATATGACATAATTCAGATTTATATGTACATCACATAGCTATATATGTCGTCTTGGCGTTTGACCTAGTTTCGTATTATAAACGTGATCCAGAAGAAGTTGATTTAGGTAATCCTGTCCGCAACACAACCCCTCATTACgttgctttttttaaaataaagattaaattttatttacattatttttaatttaaggtgTGATTACGAAGTAATCAGAACATTTATCGCAGCTATCacttaaaatatgattttattattttaaaatgtaacctCCACCAGGTATCAAATAGAGCAATACCGTCGTAACGGGGTCTTGGCCAAAATGAAGCAATTATACGCCAAATACAGTGAATGGTATATAACCAGAAATCCAGTAGATGACAAAGGCGTGCCGTACAACTGCCGGCAGGCGTGGCAGGTGCTCGCGCATACCTACAGAGATGGCGCCTCTATCGTAAGTTGTTATTTCATAATAGACtaataactaactaactaattaAATCCTTTAGATATTTGTCGgaataaataaactgtaaGTACGTTTGGTCGCGTTTTACGTTGATACCAGCAGCTCCGCCCGCGATAAACTTTCCTTTTTCTCCGTTCCCTTGGAAAATTCCAGATAGCATTATGCTGCTACTCCTGCCCCCGTAGAATGCACGCGCGACGCGTGTTTTTATCTCGTGAAATGGAAAATTTGCTAAATTTTGTCTAGAagttttaagaatttattcatttcaacaataatacaattttttttatattagtatggatatttgtattttaggaTATGGAAGAAGCGCCGTGGCCCCTAGAAATGAAGCAGAACGTCGGTAAATTCCTGTACAACATCATCATCAATGATGTGAAGATAGACGTCAACATGTTCAAACCGAAGGCTAAACAGTGAGTTACTTTTATCTTTCTTCgtgttttgtttcatttctttcttccctggctttagttccggttgcatcctcactactCTGGAAGAGGAGCCCTTTTATTATcatggatgagtcaggtttttacacggagcgatttccatctgacctccgcaacctttgcaagtaaAACTAGTTGATTAAATGTGCAgcttttctcacgatgtttttcctcaccgtaaaagGCATAGTtaagtattcaaattaatgtatataacatcgaaaatagtcattggtacatggctgaGGTGGGATtagaacctgtgcctttctgcgcatcacgcatctTAAGCCGCGTGTACAGTGCAGTATCCATTAGCCCGGCCCGTGGTCCCCAGGAAGAAGCTGCCGGGCGTGTACAAGGTGCACCGGCCGTGGGGCCGGCTGGTGCGGCTGGAGCTGAAGCCGCACCCCGCGCTGAGCCGCGCGTGGGCGGGCGCGGCGCTGCGGACGCTGCGCGTGCGCGCCGCCACCGCGcccgcgcgcgcgccgccgcggccCTGGGCGCGCCCCGCCGCGGGGGCCTATCTGCTCACACACACGCCGCTCATCAGGTACGCTCTCATGCCGCCACGCCActatatttaattagtttcatTAAAAGTGCAGAGTCTAAGGATTTATATTGTTTGTGTATTTGTAAAACGACATTATAACAATGAAgactttttgtttaattttgctCTCATCGTGAATTTAGGATATAGTCGATCAAAGTAAAACCAACTAATAATCATAATTCTCCATTGGCAGGATGCCAATGAACATAATGAGTCAATGGAGGCGGCTGGAAGAAGCGCCGCCCGGAGCCCTATACCCGGTTCTGGACAGCCTCAACCAACTGTCCGAAGTGCCGTGGGTCATCAACCAGCCCATACTGGATCTACAGCTGCAGATCTTCAGGTAAATTTCCAGGTCTTGTGTTGTAAAAACTAAGTGTGATCcacatgggctagcaacctgtcgctatctaaatctcaattccatcattaatccaTTCAGTTGAATGTGGCTTTTGTGGCCTCAATGTGGttcagtcttatcaaaacCCTTGGCTCCGTTTACCATCTAAGGGATAACGACCTGATAAAttcatatgtataaattttttttaatcaaaaccaAATTTACCTTTAATACTATATtctataacattttaaaaggtCGGGCGGCAACAAAAAGTTAGACATTCCGCCGCCGTCGTCGGCTTTGGACGCGTCGCAGTTCACCGCGGGCAAGCCACAGGACGCCGCCGCGGCCTTTAAGCGCCGCGTGGCAATGAATCGTGCGCGCGCCGAAATGCACTCGCTGTGGTGCGATATGTTGTACAAACTGTCGCTTGCGAACCATTTCAggtaaattgaattgaattgaattttttttgtcgaattatttaaaaaaacgaagattattatttatatatatttgtataatcaTAAGAACTGGATAATGAACATTAAATGCATCGTTGTGAGAAAAGCAAATTGAACATAATATGACACAATAGCATAAGACGAACATGATACACGTCTCAACATGTTGCATGTAACAAACCCACAGTATTACTTCCCGAtggaattaattttgtttgaatttcgaaCTAGATCTGTACCCAAAGAAGgttttacatattaatttcGAATTCAATCCGTTCGAAATACAAATTAAGCTTACTGGCGCgtattacctttttttattataatgcgCTTAGTTCTCGACTAGGTATTGACAGTATTTTATCTACAACAGAGACCGCGTGTTCTGGCTGCCGCACAACATGGACTTCCGCGGGCGCGTGTACGCGTGCCCGCCGCACGTGTCGGCGCTGGGCGCGGACTCCGCGCGGGCGCTGCTGCAGTTCGCCAGGAGGGAGCGGCTGGGCCCCGGCGGGCTCCGGTGGCTGAAGCTGCACGCGGTCAACCTCACCGGCACTATGAAGAAGAGCACCGTTGATGAAAGGTGAATGACACAgtttttattatgtgtatCCAAGTAACTTATACTTCTTATATTATGAAAGtgaaactttattaatatagttAATTAGCAGTGGTAAAACAAAGGCTGCTTTTTGCTGAATAACTCCACGGAAACTGGCTCACGGGAATGTAGTTTCTGTGTTAAATTTTCATCCTGTAAAAAGATAAAGTCGTCTAGTGAACCCcaaaccgctgagcttgcattAAGAGTGTTATGTATGTGGATGAAACTAAATGCTAATGCAGGGATCGCGGCAAGTTGAAAgattgtagtctctgcctatcgcTCTGctctgggaaaaaggcgtgattttacatacataaaatctctctctctctctttcctAAAGTGGTAGGAAAAAGcatgaaaaaagaacttgaAAGATAAATAACGTTTTCGAATTTATTCGtaccaatatttaattttttttttcgaattaGTAGTTCGCGAATAATTTAGAGTTGAATTTACAGACTCGCATATGCTGAAAGTATAATGGAGAAGATTCTAGACTCGGCTGATAACCCGCTGGACGGCGAGGGCTGGTGGCAGCAGTCCGAGGAGCCGTGGCAGACGCTCGCGTGCTGCAAGGAGATCGCGAACGCTGTCAGATCGCCTAATGCCGAAGGTAAATATGATGGAGAAGATTCTAGATTACGAACATTAAACGCATCGGTGTGAGAAAAgcaaagtgaaaaaaatatgaaacaataGCTTGAGACGACCATAATATTCATCCCAACATGTTGCATTACGATAAACCCACAGTGTTGCTTCACGatggaatagattttttttaaatttcgaactaAATCTGAACCCAAGAAGGTAAATATGATGGAGAAGATTCTAGATTAAATCtatatgacttaatgatggaaatgaTTGGAATTGTAGTAAAAGGTTTTAGcgttcccttagtcgctttttacaacatccatgaaaCAGAAAAGGATGgagatggtcctattctaaaatgctggTAACCGCACAACCTCAAGAGTACGgcaaatatctttatttcctCGCGATCGTGACAAACAACATCGTCTAAACTAGAAACGTTGTTCCAGAATACATGTGCGGCTTCCCCGTGCACCAGGACGGGTCGTGCAACGGGCTGCAGCACTACGCGGCGCTGGGCGGGGACGGCGCGGGCGCCGCCGCCGTCAACCTGGCGCCCGCCGCGCGCCCCGGGGACGTCTACAGCGCCGTCGCCGCGCTGGTCAGTGCGGCTGCGCTCCGTTCCGTTCatttctctctctttctctctctctttctctctctctctctctctctctttctctctctctttctctctctctctttcgctctctctttttctctctctctttttctctctctctctttttctctctctctttctctctctttctctctctttttctctctctcatctgtTGGTGTCTGACCTGAAAGTAATTGAGTTGATTACACGAAGcaatcgtcggagccgcggtttcAGAGGCATAATAAACAGGCTTTGTGGAAGAAATTTCCTTTATGCGAATTATATCTAAAACTTAGCTTTTGTTGATATTTCGTTCATTTACATTCAATTATACCTCCCTCAATTTGGCTTCacactaaaaaatatatttcctcATTCCGCAGGTAGAAGAAATGCGCAAACGAGACGCCGCTGCCGGAGTTCAACCCGCGATTATATTGGAGAATTTCGTGCGACGCAAGGTGATCAAACAGACCGTGATGACTACGGTATATGGCGTCACCAGGTTCGGGGCCCGGCTACAGATTGCTAAACAGCTCAAAGGTAAATTATAGGTGTTTGTAAAGGAGTATTGTGTTTGTcgtttaatacatatttgtaaaggAGATGCCGCAGCTGACATTCAATCCGGCATTATATTAGAGAAATTCGTGTGACCAAACAGACCGTAATGACTACAGTGTATATAGTGACTAGGTTCGGGGCCCGGCTACAAATTACGAAGCAACTCaaaggtaaattataaaagtattgaGAATAAGAATAACTGGTAAGGCAGACTTAATGATACTTACAAACAGTGTAAGTTCTTGATCTACTACTAACGTGAACCATTTAACGGGTCATGATAGGCTTTAGTTAGACATTAGTAGACAGccataaagaatattttcgaTTGCATAAGAATTAAACCCCATtgtttactttaaaatgtatGGTGATTTTGGCATGCTTTGAATGTTGTATCCTTatgagataaaatatataatttgcaACCCTTTGTAACTATAGGAAGTTGTCGTGTTATTGTGCAGatattgaatgaaaaataatcgcgtcgtatttttattcaacAGATATCGATGAATTCCCGAAGGAGCACGTCTGGTCTTGTTCCCAATACTTGACCACCAAGACCTTCGACAGCCTTCAGGAGATGTTCACCTCCACTAAACTTATACAAGACTGGTTCACCGACTGCGCCAAGTGAGTACAGTTTGCAGGCAAATGATGACTGCTGTATGGTATGACTCAATTGTTGAAactgatatatatattttttaatttattgcacaAGTGTAATTATATGTTGCTTTATATATTTGGAGAAAAAGACAGGTACTGAAGAGACAGGTAACTGAAAAGGTTCCacatcattatttataaatttatatataaatactactggtattaaacgcgcacttaacgtaccttttttataatataaaactggggattcttcttttaggcgacgagaTAGCAGCCTGTcgttatttaaatcttaattccatcattaaaacaTACAACTGAACTGTATAGCTTAGCTTTGTCTAATAAATtggttattaatatttatgtgtacGTATGTTAGTCAATAATTAACGGAATATGacaaaatgcaataaataacaacCTAACAGGGTTAAAAGCGCGAAGATACCCATTCTCGCAgggttgacggcctctgtggcgcagcggtagtgctcTTGTCTGTGaaatcggaggtcccgggttcaaatcttGGCCtgggcatgataagaaacgaactttctctgattggcctgggtcttggatgtttatctatataagtatttattattgtaaaatatagtatcgttgagttagtatctcgtaacacaagttttgaacttactacgaggctaagtcaatctgtgtaattcgtcccgtatacatatatatatttataattccgTGCGTCGTAACAATAGCGTATAACATTTGCAGAGTGATATCGGGAGTGTGCGGCGAGAGCGTGGAGTGGGTGACGCCGCTGGGGCTGCCCGTGGTGCAGCCCTACCaccgccgcgccgcgcccgaCGCCGCGCACGCGCCGCTCGATCTGCTGCAGTATGTATTGCTATATATTTCACTGGATACTTATAATCTTTACGATGATTCATTAGACGGATTCGCTTGGCGTAACGTCTTGACTTACTCAAGAAAAGATGATGATCAAAGCCCATAttccgggctcctcttcagagaggtgaTGATGATGCATCTGTGACTAACACCAGCAAATTGTagatatatatgttatattttatgtaaaacacTCCTGACACCCTTTTTATTGTGTCTCCTCCCTCAGTTCTGTTAGAAAGGatttctcaaaaaataaacggcatttattcacaaaaaacTCTTATATATATCGTTGTTATTGTCTGCGTATCTACCTAAAGTATGAAGAAGGTCAGCTTAAAATAGAGATAAGTGGAAAGCGATGGGGAGGCCCATGTCAATGGACATCCTGACCAACAACTGTTTTCTGATGCATGAAGAACACACACTTCATACCAAATCAGCTTATTCTGAAtaattaactaataatttgccAAGCCAGCGAATAAaggctattattattattattaccttcatatgtacatatatgacttagtaaataaatataatgtgcaCTCGCAGACGGCCTTGCACGATGAAGCAACGCAACGCTTTCCCGCCGAACTTCATCCACTCGCTGGACTCGTCGCACATGATGCTGACGGGGCTGGCGTGCGCCGCCGCGGGGCTCACCTTCGTCTCCGTGCACGACTGCTTCTGGACGCACCCGCGTAATGTCGACCGCATGAACAAGGTAGacaattctaaattcaaaatttttaatcattattataggatacttcatgtctcttaataattgtcaaaacgtgtGGTTTCACAACGTTGGTTGACGTAGAGAGAATAAAGCGTCTTTTTGGAGACAAATTTTACCTACACTTTTTCCCGGATAAAAGGAGACTTCATATTTCCGCTTGTCACAATCCTCGCGTAGGTACATTTGCTTGTATAATTATGCTCCATCAATCGTTACATACAAGCTTAAGTTTAAGAAGTTTCATTAGAATGATCTTGATTTGATGAAGTTATGTTAGGCTTACTTACCTTTCCATTGGTCTTCTGGTCTTGAATTTGAGAAAATGAtctcttattttataattatcgtTGTGCTTTTTagcctttttaaaatattaggaatcatagatatttaagaatttaaacatttatgttATTCCGCTCACAGATATGCCGCGAACAATTCGTCGCTCTGCACTCACAGCCGATCTTAGAGAACTTGTCAGAATTCCTAGTGAACAGATACAGTTATAACGAAAGGTAAGGACTTAATTGTTTGCttaagtttatatgtatatctattaaaatttcagaTCATTCTCTACTTTTAGGTACCACCGTAGATATAGAATTTAGACAATAGAAATCCCTTATTTAACTTGAAGTACTAATGAGGTATCGTATTGCATTATGATAATTGTTGCCCTGGTTTAATATGCTTCTAGACACCTCTTATGACATTCATGGCAAACTTGGACTAGATGAATGTGTTAATCCttcagtcgcctttaacaTCATCCAAAGATGGAAGGAAGAAAATTAACcttggcaatatttttttgtagcgAGGTCATGGACAACACCGCGGGGGCGGCGAACAAGCGGCGGGTCAACGCCCTCCTGAAGCAAGTGCCCAGCAAAGGGAACTTTGATCTCACCAGCGTGCTCAAGTCAGTCTACTTCTTCAGTTAGAGCCATAAACAAAGCAGTTTTGATATGAGTGCGCATTCCATAGAGAACTGTGAGCTATTTACATACTGTACGTAATACTTAACATAGGTACATGATTTCagatgaatttttaattactatgCATAGTATATTAAAACTTGTACGTCTATGTTAATCATTTTCCTATATTTTGACTTTtctgacaaaatattttttttaaccgtACCCTCTTTCTTATTAGACATCGAGCAAAATGCGCACTCT
This genomic window contains:
- the LOC106134341 gene encoding DNA-directed RNA polymerase, mitochondrial isoform X1, with protein sequence MHRLISAKNIYRNTFHGLSLPGSNSLNNTPISEIQCAGCRKILLTGKSSENLVRHQSTRTVSVLRSSRKKTKHKNYKKYGELLEVGNSMTETKVSISKLHASHLSKLASSPVSLGQLHQLTNKPLKKFSHLKEVDPELLQSVRDKILKKPVSTVSKEVVLEDDKCALVYTTHQLSSVERFKTKQYIGMVKDSYYNFRKATLYDQRLQDLRYAINEGLNQEFDLHETKNEDVKPNSTMGSHELPKSPHAVFRELFVDNQLDSYDQELLTHITNMQRQGIAHPALEDLCEDSIINEGEAHEDFDHVNPVPAKTLKIKAARAALRKKKKAKRDKRRALQELNMKEDMKDLVRRGKQDALHQLLTAHLNLLCSLNMVHEGRQILHYYRQKSCRTPDIGKISDVKIYNTLLHGYALLGQIENVKELLMTMSEDGIEPNAQTYAAVFESIERCERDDKLTLLNFFNKSMEEKGINLNDLMDKTKFLNDQRAVVLKAIRRIQPGFEPVYTPPVLDYDCRLLDDLTLDKVEGRLGLLKSPAEGVVTLDEIHGLGKLQLDTEIKGEIEVENIDVKDESSPHVKFCREKWNETESEWRVAIREAFVRNLGTLKSQSVASQSAITLYPYLRVLEVDQFVELIMGEIRKLVDGSETYSPTLKLLQRDLGTQVYQKYQIEQYRRNGVLAKMKQLYAKYSEWYITRNPVDDKGVPYNCRQAWQVLAHTYRDGASIDMEEAPWPLEMKQNVGKFLYNIIINDVKIDVNMFKPKAKQKKLPGVYKVHRPWGRLVRLELKPHPALSRAWAGAALRTLRVRAATAPARAPPRPWARPAAGAYLLTHTPLIRMPMNIMSQWRRLEEAPPGALYPVLDSLNQLSEVPWVINQPILDLQLQIFRSGGNKKLDIPPPSSALDASQFTAGKPQDAAAAFKRRVAMNRARAEMHSLWCDMLYKLSLANHFRDRVFWLPHNMDFRGRVYACPPHVSALGADSARALLQFARRERLGPGGLRWLKLHAVNLTGTMKKSTVDERLAYAESIMEKILDSADNPLDGEGWWQQSEEPWQTLACCKEIANAVRSPNAEEYMCGFPVHQDGSCNGLQHYAALGGDGAGAAAVNLAPAARPGDVYSAVAALVEEMRKRDAAAGVQPAIILENFVRRKVIKQTVMTTVYGVTRFGARLQIAKQLKDIDEFPKEHVWSCSQYLTTKTFDSLQEMFTSTKLIQDWFTDCAKVISGVCGESVEWVTPLGLPVVQPYHRRAAPDAAHAPLDLLQRPCTMKQRNAFPPNFIHSLDSSHMMLTGLACAAAGLTFVSVHDCFWTHPRNVDRMNKICREQFVALHSQPILENLSEFLVNRYSYNESEVMDNTAGAANKRRVNALLKQVPSKGNFDLTSVLKSVYFFS
- the LOC106134341 gene encoding DNA-directed RNA polymerase, mitochondrial isoform X2, whose protein sequence is MHRLISAKNIYRNTFHGLSLPGSNSLNNTPISEIQCAGCRKILLTENLVRHQSTRTVSVLRSSRKKTKHKNYKKYGELLEVGNSMTETKVSISKLHASHLSKLASSPVSLGQLHQLTNKPLKKFSHLKEVDPELLQSVRDKILKKPVSTVSKEVVLEDDKCALVYTTHQLSSVERFKTKQYIGMVKDSYYNFRKATLYDQRLQDLRYAINEGLNQEFDLHETKNEDVKPNSTMGSHELPKSPHAVFRELFVDNQLDSYDQELLTHITNMQRQGIAHPALEDLCEDSIINEGEAHEDFDHVNPVPAKTLKIKAARAALRKKKKAKRDKRRALQELNMKEDMKDLVRRGKQDALHQLLTAHLNLLCSLNMVHEGRQILHYYRQKSCRTPDIGKISDVKIYNTLLHGYALLGQIENVKELLMTMSEDGIEPNAQTYAAVFESIERCERDDKLTLLNFFNKSMEEKGINLNDLMDKTKFLNDQRAVVLKAIRRIQPGFEPVYTPPVLDYDCRLLDDLTLDKVEGRLGLLKSPAEGVVTLDEIHGLGKLQLDTEIKGEIEVENIDVKDESSPHVKFCREKWNETESEWRVAIREAFVRNLGTLKSQSVASQSAITLYPYLRVLEVDQFVELIMGEIRKLVDGSETYSPTLKLLQRDLGTQVYQKYQIEQYRRNGVLAKMKQLYAKYSEWYITRNPVDDKGVPYNCRQAWQVLAHTYRDGASIDMEEAPWPLEMKQNVGKFLYNIIINDVKIDVNMFKPKAKQKKLPGVYKVHRPWGRLVRLELKPHPALSRAWAGAALRTLRVRAATAPARAPPRPWARPAAGAYLLTHTPLIRMPMNIMSQWRRLEEAPPGALYPVLDSLNQLSEVPWVINQPILDLQLQIFRSGGNKKLDIPPPSSALDASQFTAGKPQDAAAAFKRRVAMNRARAEMHSLWCDMLYKLSLANHFRDRVFWLPHNMDFRGRVYACPPHVSALGADSARALLQFARRERLGPGGLRWLKLHAVNLTGTMKKSTVDERLAYAESIMEKILDSADNPLDGEGWWQQSEEPWQTLACCKEIANAVRSPNAEEYMCGFPVHQDGSCNGLQHYAALGGDGAGAAAVNLAPAARPGDVYSAVAALVEEMRKRDAAAGVQPAIILENFVRRKVIKQTVMTTVYGVTRFGARLQIAKQLKDIDEFPKEHVWSCSQYLTTKTFDSLQEMFTSTKLIQDWFTDCAKVISGVCGESVEWVTPLGLPVVQPYHRRAAPDAAHAPLDLLQRPCTMKQRNAFPPNFIHSLDSSHMMLTGLACAAAGLTFVSVHDCFWTHPRNVDRMNKICREQFVALHSQPILENLSEFLVNRYSYNESEVMDNTAGAANKRRVNALLKQVPSKGNFDLTSVLKSVYFFS